From one Melospiza melodia melodia isolate bMelMel2 chromosome 4, bMelMel2.pri, whole genome shotgun sequence genomic stretch:
- the EIF3L gene encoding eukaryotic translation initiation factor 3 subunit L — translation MAYPGEDYDNEAAYDPYAYSNDYDMHTGDPKQDLAYERQYEQQTYQVIPEVIKNFIQYFHKTVSDLIDQKVYELQASRVSSDVIDQKVYEIQDIYENSWTKLTERFFKNTPWPEAEAIAPQVGNDAVFLILYKELYYRHIYAKVSGGPTLEQRFESYYNYCNLFNYILNADGPAPLELPNQWLWDIIDEFIYQFQSFSQYRCKTAKKSEEEIDFLRSNPKIWNVHSVLNVLHSLVDKSNINRQLEVYTSGGDPESVAGEYGRHSLYKMLGYFSLVGLLRLHSLLGDYYQAIKVLENIELNKKSMYSRVPECQVTTYYYVGFAYLMMRRYQDAIRVFANILLYIQRTKSMFQRTTYKYEMINKQNEQMHALLAIALTMYPMRIDESIHLQLREKYGDKMLRMQKGDAQVYEELFSYACPKFLSPVVPNYDNVHPNYHKEPFLQQLKVFADEVQQQAQLSTIRSFLKLYTTMPVAKLAGFLDLTEQEFRIQLLVFKHKMKNLVWTSGISALDGEFQSASEVDFYIDKDMIHIADTKVARRYGDFFIRQIHKFEELNRTLKKMGQRP, via the exons ATGGCCTACCCGGGGGAGGACTACGACAACGAG GCTGCCTACGACCCCTACGCGTACTCCAACGACTATGATATGCACACGG gaGACCCCAAGCAGGACCTGGCCTACGAACGCCAGTACGAACAGCAGACCTACCAGGTGATCCCCGAAGTAATCAAAAACTTCATCCAGTATTTTCACAAGACGGTGTCAGATCTCATTGACCAGAAGGTGTACGAGCTCCAGGCCAGCCGTGTTTCCAGTGATGTTATTGACCAGAAGGTGTACGAGATCCAGGACATTTATGAGAACAG CTGGACAAAACTGACAGAAAGATTTTTTAAGAACACTCCATGGCCAGAGGCTGAGGCCATTGCTCCTCAGGTTGGAAATG ATGCAGTTTTCCTGATCCTATACAAGGAGCTGTACTACAGGCACATCTATGCCAAAGTCAGC GGGGGGCCCACGCTGGAGCAGAGATTTGAGTCCTATTACAATTACTGCAATCTCTTCAACTACATCCTCA ATGCTGATGGCCCCGCTCCTCTGGAACTGCCCAACCAGTGGCTCTGGGATATCATTGATGAGTTCATATACCAG TTCCAGTCTTTCAGCCAGTACCGCTGTAAAACAGCCAAGAAGTCTGAAGAGGAAATTGATTTCCTTCGTTCCAACCCCAAGATCTGGAACGTCCACAGTGTCCTTAATGTGCTGCACTCTCTGGTTGACAAATCCAACATTAACCGACAGCTGGAGGTCTATACAAGTGGAG GTGACCCTGAAAGTGTGGCTGGTGAATATGGGCGCCACTCCCTGTACAAGATGCTGGGCTACTTCAGCCTGGTTGGGCTGCTGCGTCTGCACTCTCTGCTGGGAGATTACTACCAAGCCATTAAGGTGCTGGAGAACATTGAGCTCAACAAGAAG AGCATGTACTCCCGGGTGCCTGAGTGCCAGGTGACCACCTATTACTATGTGGGCTTCGCTTACCTCATGATGCGGCGTTACCAGGATGCCATCCGTGTCTTTGCCAACATCCTCCTCTACATCCAGAGGACAAAGAGCATGTTTCAGAGGACAACCTACAAGTATGAGATG ATCAACAAGCAGAACGAGCAGATGCACGCGCTGCTGGCCATCGCGCTCACCATGTACCCCATGCGCATCGACGAGAGCATCCACCTGCAGCTGCGCGAGAAGTACGGGGACAAGATGCTGCGCATGCAGAAGGGCGACGCCCAGGTCTACGAGGAGCTCTTCAGTTACGCTTGCCCCAAGTTCCTCTCCCCTGTGGTGCCCAATTATGACAACGTGCACCCCAACTACCACAAGGagcccttcctgcagcagctcaaggTCTTCGCTGATGAAGTTCAGCAGCAGGCCCAGCTCTCAACCATCCGTAGCTTCCTCAAGCTCTACACCACCATGCCTGTGGCGAAGCTGGCCGGCTTCTTagacctcacagagcaggagtTCCGTATCCAGCTGCTCGTCTTCAAGCACAAGATGAAGAACCTGGTATGGACCAGTGGCATATCTGCCCTGGATGGAGAGTTCCAGTCTGCCTCTGAGGTTGACTTCTATATTGATAAG GACATGATCCATATTGCAGACACAAAGGTCGCCCGACGCTACGGGGACTTCTTCATCCGCCAGATCCACAAGTTTGAGGAG CTGAACCGAACATTGAAGAAGATGGGCCAGAGACCCTAA